In Zobellia roscoffensis, the following are encoded in one genomic region:
- a CDS encoding mandelate racemase/muconate lactonizing enzyme family protein → MKISAIKTFPINVGFGSQLVVKVETDSGIYGWGASGLSGRELAVIGAIEHFKGFLIGKDARNIGALWQEMYRGQYFEGGRVLTAAISAIDIALYDIKGKALGVPVYELLGGKHRDHVDCFASVRFRTREELFEYSKTCIKEGWNMLRLAPAEFEAEGDKELFEPRQSIATIAEWLTDLRKEVGTAITIGIDYHTRLTPAQTYSFIKRMPPGTLDYIEEPIRDENPEAYENLRKMVDIPFTIGEEFSSKWQFLPFLERNLTQYARIDICNVGGITEAMKVASLAEAHYIDLMPHNPLGPICTAASIHMAAACPNFGWLEEMNTPAQYMGTDAPEFYPVRPILNGPTYPVLDTPGLGVEFNEELALEKTFKPIEIPRLRRQDGSFTNW, encoded by the coding sequence ATGAAGATATCAGCTATTAAAACTTTTCCCATAAATGTTGGTTTTGGAAGCCAACTTGTTGTAAAGGTTGAAACCGATTCAGGAATTTACGGATGGGGGGCATCAGGGCTTTCAGGAAGGGAATTAGCGGTTATAGGTGCAATAGAACATTTTAAAGGTTTTCTAATTGGAAAAGACGCGCGAAATATTGGTGCACTTTGGCAAGAAATGTATCGCGGACAATATTTTGAAGGTGGTAGAGTACTTACAGCGGCTATTTCGGCTATTGATATTGCTCTTTATGATATTAAAGGAAAGGCGCTTGGTGTTCCGGTATATGAACTTTTAGGAGGGAAACATCGCGACCATGTAGACTGTTTTGCTTCGGTTCGTTTTAGAACACGAGAAGAGCTTTTTGAGTATTCTAAAACATGTATAAAAGAGGGTTGGAACATGTTGCGTTTGGCTCCAGCTGAATTTGAGGCCGAAGGAGACAAAGAGCTTTTTGAACCTCGCCAGTCCATTGCAACAATCGCCGAATGGCTTACTGACTTGAGAAAAGAAGTGGGTACGGCCATTACCATAGGCATTGATTACCATACAAGACTTACTCCGGCCCAGACGTATTCATTTATAAAACGTATGCCTCCAGGAACATTAGATTATATTGAGGAACCTATCCGCGATGAAAATCCGGAAGCATATGAGAACCTTCGTAAAATGGTTGATATTCCATTTACTATAGGAGAAGAGTTTTCAAGCAAGTGGCAGTTTTTACCTTTTTTAGAGCGTAATTTGACTCAATATGCACGTATAGATATTTGTAATGTAGGTGGAATTACCGAGGCAATGAAAGTGGCCAGTTTAGCGGAAGCACATTATATAGATTTGATGCCCCATAACCCGTTAGGTCCTATTTGTACAGCGGCTTCCATTCATATGGCAGCAGCATGTCCTAATTTTGGCTGGTTGGAAGAAATGAATACTCCGGCACAGTATATGGGAACCGATGCTCCGGAATTTTATCCTGTGCGTCCAATTTTGAATGGACCTACGTATCCTGTATTGGATACTCCTGGACTAGGTGTTGAGTTCAATGAAGAATTGGCTTTGGAAAAAACTTTTAAACCAATTGAAATACCAAGGTTAAGACGCCAGGACGGTTCGTTTACGAACTGGTAG
- a CDS encoding aldose epimerase family protein translates to MRTDQTDFGVLNGETIQQYTLENDNGVRVKISNYGATITSILVPNKEGKAEEIVCGFDTFEGYFSDAYKANAPYFGGTVGRYCSQIKDAKFSLKGKDYELAKIVGNNNLHGGKVGFDKKIWKVSSFSNELANIQMELTSLHLEEGFPGNITVQVTFTLTNDNELKIRYGAITDQDTPFTITNHSYFNLSGFAENVEGHSVMVNSDTKQIWDETGAATGENVSVAGKTDDLRTAKTIKEVHDAMGDGFEHFYLFEDKGFELGKVAEISEPKSGRSMEVFTTEPGMLLYTGKYTSDELKRESGLQYGKFRGFCCETHRYPNGPNIATAPQSILKVGEVYNSTTIFKFNW, encoded by the coding sequence ATGAGAACAGATCAAACGGATTTTGGTGTACTGAATGGTGAAACTATTCAACAGTATACTTTGGAAAATGATAATGGAGTTCGAGTAAAAATCTCCAACTATGGGGCTACAATTACCTCTATTTTAGTGCCGAACAAAGAAGGTAAAGCCGAAGAAATCGTTTGTGGTTTTGATACTTTTGAAGGCTATTTTTCTGATGCTTATAAAGCAAATGCCCCCTATTTTGGAGGAACCGTAGGTCGTTATTGTTCGCAAATTAAGGATGCTAAATTTTCTTTGAAGGGAAAGGATTATGAACTGGCAAAAATTGTTGGTAATAATAATCTTCACGGTGGTAAAGTGGGCTTCGACAAAAAAATATGGAAAGTAAGTTCGTTTTCAAACGAGTTAGCTAACATTCAAATGGAACTTACAAGTCTTCATTTAGAAGAAGGTTTTCCTGGAAATATTACGGTTCAAGTGACCTTTACATTAACAAATGACAATGAACTTAAAATACGATATGGCGCAATAACCGACCAAGACACGCCTTTCACCATTACAAATCACTCGTATTTTAATCTTTCTGGTTTTGCTGAAAATGTAGAGGGTCACTCCGTAATGGTAAACTCGGATACCAAACAAATTTGGGATGAAACCGGTGCAGCAACAGGTGAGAATGTTTCTGTTGCGGGCAAAACCGATGATTTGCGTACGGCAAAGACCATAAAAGAAGTACATGATGCCATGGGCGACGGTTTTGAGCACTTTTACCTCTTTGAAGATAAAGGATTTGAACTGGGTAAAGTGGCCGAAATATCCGAGCCTAAGAGTGGGCGTTCTATGGAAGTTTTTACTACGGAGCCCGGCATGTTATTGTATACGGGTAAATATACTTCTGATGAACTAAAGCGGGAATCCGGCTTGCAGTACGGCAAATTCCGCGGATTTTGTTGTGAAACCCACCGCTATCCTAATGGACCGAATATTGCCACTGCTCCCCAGAGCATTCTAAAAGTTGGCGAAGTTTATAACAGTACTACTATTTTTAAATTCAACTGGTAA
- a CDS encoding L-rhamnose/proton symporter RhaT: MTEGVLWAIFAGLMLGLYALPEKFTKGFKYENTWSLFFLLTMFVVPIIASVTLIQGFGEIFGNMPTDIWIKMGLTSFLWGIGVMMWSKAINHIGLSLGFSIFIGTIILVGSLLPFIEDGLPPSNVLTFILVGILVVLLGVILNGKAGLTREKDEKKIATEKGGSNKGSMVTGIMIAVVGGLLATGFSYANAAGRPYLHEASIAQGNADWITAVAVMFPIFLSGGIVMTAYFLWQLNAKKAWGDFKTPAFGKNLFLILIMAVFHYAASALFAYAAFKLGASGNTVGYAIFNTASVATAIVSGLVTKEWISASPKARNLLYGGLGCMIAGIVIVAYANGLG, translated from the coding sequence ATGACCGAAGGAGTTTTATGGGCGATTTTCGCCGGATTGATGTTGGGCCTTTATGCCCTTCCTGAAAAATTTACAAAGGGGTTCAAGTATGAAAATACGTGGAGTCTCTTTTTTCTCCTGACTATGTTCGTGGTGCCCATTATAGCATCAGTGACTCTTATTCAGGGTTTTGGTGAAATTTTTGGTAATATGCCAACCGATATTTGGATTAAAATGGGACTTACCAGTTTCCTTTGGGGAATAGGCGTTATGATGTGGAGTAAAGCCATAAATCATATAGGACTTTCCTTAGGTTTTTCAATATTTATTGGAACTATAATTTTAGTAGGTTCCCTTTTACCGTTCATAGAAGATGGTTTACCGCCATCTAATGTATTAACCTTCATTTTAGTCGGTATTTTGGTGGTCTTGCTTGGGGTAATATTGAACGGAAAGGCAGGTCTTACCCGAGAAAAGGACGAGAAAAAAATCGCCACGGAAAAAGGAGGTTCCAATAAAGGTTCTATGGTAACAGGTATTATGATTGCTGTTGTTGGAGGTCTTTTGGCTACCGGTTTCAGTTATGCCAATGCCGCAGGAAGACCATATTTGCACGAGGCAAGCATAGCACAGGGCAATGCCGATTGGATAACGGCAGTAGCTGTTATGTTTCCTATTTTCTTAAGTGGGGGTATCGTTATGACTGCTTACTTCTTGTGGCAGTTAAATGCCAAAAAAGCATGGGGAGATTTCAAAACGCCAGCTTTTGGAAAGAATCTATTTCTTATTCTGATCATGGCCGTTTTTCATTATGCTGCCTCAGCTCTTTTTGCATATGCTGCATTTAAACTTGGTGCATCCGGAAATACTGTTGGGTATGCAATTTTTAATACAGCTTCTGTTGCTACGGCAATTGTAAGTGGTTTGGTAACTAAGGAATGGATAAGCGCTTCGCCAAAAGCTAGAAACCTATTATATGGTGGATTGGGTTGTATGATTGCAGGAATTGTAATTGTGGCTTATGCGAACGGATTAGGTTAA
- a CDS encoding MFS transporter, producing MTDFNSAVNPTRKRYNILAMVFVTVVINYLDRSNISVAAFAMKEDIGLSNVQMGYVFSAFAWTYACLQIPGGIVADKLPTRILYSVMMALWSVATLIQGMVSSFGALLGLRASIGIFEAPSYPINNLVVTKWFPENERASAIAIYTSGQFLGLAFLTPVLVTIQTYFGWRGLFIISGIIGLVWAAIWYFFYRNPQNHKSINKAELEHIEKGGGLVGKNDVKKEDKKKFDWNDFKQAFIYRKLWGLYIGQFCLGATTIFFLTWFPTYLVEFRGLDFLKSGFLASIPFLAAFFGVLLSGFSSDYLIKKGYSVEISRKTPIIVGMLLSTCIIGANYTDDTFFVILFLALAFFGNGLASIAWIFISLMAPKKLIGLTGGAFNFIGGLAGVVVPIVIGYLVEDGDFSPALFFIGGIALLGFISYTFIVGKVERIVPKN from the coding sequence ATGACCGACTTTAATTCAGCTGTGAATCCCACACGTAAACGTTATAATATATTGGCCATGGTATTCGTTACCGTGGTTATTAATTATTTGGACAGAAGTAATATTTCCGTGGCGGCTTTTGCCATGAAGGAAGATATTGGCTTGAGCAATGTACAGATGGGCTACGTATTTTCTGCCTTTGCATGGACGTATGCCTGTTTGCAAATCCCTGGTGGTATTGTCGCGGATAAACTTCCCACTCGTATATTATATTCTGTCATGATGGCCTTATGGTCTGTAGCCACTCTCATACAGGGAATGGTCAGTTCTTTTGGGGCATTATTAGGGTTGAGGGCCAGTATAGGTATTTTTGAAGCTCCTTCTTATCCTATCAATAATTTAGTGGTAACCAAATGGTTTCCTGAAAACGAACGGGCATCGGCAATTGCCATATATACTTCGGGACAGTTTTTGGGACTCGCTTTTCTTACACCGGTTTTAGTAACGATTCAGACCTATTTTGGCTGGAGAGGATTGTTTATTATATCTGGTATAATTGGACTTGTGTGGGCGGCAATTTGGTATTTTTTCTACCGTAATCCACAAAATCATAAATCTATAAATAAAGCAGAATTAGAGCATATTGAAAAGGGAGGTGGACTTGTTGGTAAAAACGATGTAAAGAAGGAGGACAAGAAAAAATTTGATTGGAACGACTTCAAGCAAGCTTTTATCTACAGAAAACTTTGGGGACTTTATATAGGTCAATTCTGTTTGGGAGCTACAACTATATTTTTCCTAACTTGGTTTCCCACATATCTCGTGGAATTTAGAGGATTAGATTTTTTGAAATCAGGTTTCTTGGCTTCCATTCCATTTTTGGCAGCTTTCTTTGGAGTACTTTTATCTGGTTTCTCTTCTGATTATTTGATTAAGAAAGGCTATTCCGTAGAGATTTCTAGAAAGACACCCATTATTGTTGGTATGTTATTATCTACCTGTATTATTGGGGCAAACTATACAGATGATACATTCTTTGTAATACTTTTTTTAGCCCTGGCCTTTTTTGGTAACGGGTTAGCAAGTATTGCGTGGATATTTATTTCGCTTATGGCTCCTAAAAAATTAATAGGACTTACCGGTGGGGCGTTTAACTTTATTGGTGGTCTAGCGGGAGTAGTTGTACCCATTGTAATCGGTTACTTGGTAGAAGATGGAGATTTTAGTCCAGCGCTTTTCTTTATAGGTGGTATAGCATTGCTCGGATTTATATCTTACACCTTTATTGTGGGTAAAGTTGAACGTATCGTACCAAAAAATTAA
- a CDS encoding glycoside hydrolase family 2 TIM barrel-domain containing protein: protein MKKYLLFFTLIGSVLTSCTNDKRAKTELTQVSTDFNHDWQFQLVDTTGNSANWKNVRLPHDWSVEASFDSINGEGATGYLPGGTGLYRKKFPLRLQENENAYILFDGVYNNSEVVLNGEKVGAHPYGYSPFYFNISPYLNSEKDSNLIEVKVDRTRYADSRWYTGSGIYRDVKLLVKNKLHIPVWGVFITTPKIDENRAEVSVAINIQNDFSENKNAEIQTDIYDREGKKVNEQTNTFSIAGNTKTSHQQSVSIENANLWSVENPYLYKAITSIVQDGKIIDQQETTFGVRSIRFDADEGFFLNGENMKIKGVCLHHDGGLVGAAVPDDVWRRRLAKLKEAGCNAIRISHNPGSQAFLDLCDEMGFLVQDEFFDEWDNPKDKRKNMNEQSVDYVTRGYTEHFQEWAEKDLKNTVLAHRNHPSIIQWSIGNEIEWTYPRNADATGFFNNMGWQGNYFFSEPPFSVEQINEKLNTLPKGKYDIGETAHKLAKWTKELDTTRYVTANCILPSASHLSGYADALDVVGYSYRRVIYDYGHKNYPNKVIMGTENLPQWHEWKAVMERPFISGLFLWTGIDYMGESNGGWPKKGTNSGLLNSAGFEKTSYHMMKTLWSDEPHLYITTQSLDKSIFKLNSVGEPIEKKKDAWKQALWFWHESNEYWNYDVNEPTVVEVYSNCEEVELFLNDASLGRKKLADFDDHIYKWSVPFTEGELKAEGYIDGKKVDAIAQLKTAEEPHAVQLSVDKSELSTNAYDVAHIVAQIVDIEGNPVRHLNSEIIFTVHGDVRLLGVDNGSERNVQDFQSNKIVTDQGRVLLIVQSNSQADKVTISAASEGLKAGEITLNVNAI, encoded by the coding sequence ATGAAAAAATATCTTTTGTTTTTTACACTGATTGGTTCCGTGCTAACTTCTTGCACGAATGATAAACGGGCTAAAACAGAATTAACACAAGTATCTACTGATTTCAATCACGATTGGCAGTTTCAGTTGGTAGACACCACTGGGAACTCCGCCAACTGGAAAAACGTAAGACTTCCACATGATTGGAGTGTTGAAGCTTCTTTTGACTCCATAAATGGCGAAGGGGCTACTGGGTATCTTCCCGGAGGTACAGGGTTGTATCGTAAAAAATTCCCATTAAGACTACAAGAGAATGAAAATGCATATATATTGTTTGATGGGGTTTATAATAACTCGGAAGTTGTTTTGAACGGAGAAAAGGTCGGTGCTCATCCGTATGGATATTCTCCATTTTATTTTAACATTTCACCTTATTTGAATTCGGAAAAAGACTCGAATTTAATCGAGGTTAAGGTTGATAGAACCCGTTATGCCGACAGCCGTTGGTACACGGGTTCAGGAATATATCGAGATGTAAAACTTTTGGTCAAAAACAAATTGCACATTCCTGTTTGGGGCGTGTTCATTACGACTCCTAAAATAGATGAAAATAGGGCAGAAGTTTCTGTAGCAATTAATATCCAGAACGATTTTTCAGAGAATAAAAACGCTGAAATACAAACTGATATTTATGATAGAGAAGGGAAAAAAGTCAATGAACAAACAAATACATTTTCCATTGCCGGAAATACGAAGACTTCACATCAACAGTCCGTATCTATTGAAAACGCTAATCTATGGAGCGTTGAAAATCCCTATTTATACAAAGCCATTACCTCAATCGTGCAAGACGGAAAAATTATTGATCAACAGGAAACAACCTTTGGTGTTCGATCCATCCGTTTTGATGCTGATGAAGGGTTTTTCCTTAACGGTGAAAATATGAAAATAAAAGGAGTTTGCCTGCACCATGACGGAGGATTGGTAGGTGCTGCAGTTCCTGATGATGTTTGGAGAAGACGCTTGGCCAAGCTAAAAGAAGCGGGTTGTAATGCGATTAGAATTTCGCATAATCCCGGTTCCCAAGCATTTTTAGATTTGTGCGATGAGATGGGCTTTCTGGTACAGGATGAGTTTTTTGATGAGTGGGACAATCCCAAGGACAAAAGAAAGAACATGAATGAACAAAGTGTAGACTACGTTACTCGTGGTTATACGGAGCACTTTCAAGAATGGGCAGAAAAAGATTTAAAAAACACCGTATTGGCGCACCGAAACCATCCAAGTATTATACAGTGGAGCATCGGTAACGAGATAGAGTGGACCTATCCAAGAAATGCAGATGCCACGGGTTTCTTTAACAACATGGGATGGCAGGGCAATTACTTCTTTTCCGAGCCACCGTTTTCCGTAGAGCAGATAAATGAAAAATTGAATACTTTGCCCAAGGGAAAATACGATATAGGTGAAACGGCTCACAAGTTGGCAAAATGGACCAAGGAATTGGACACTACACGCTATGTAACTGCTAATTGCATTCTACCTTCGGCTAGCCATTTATCGGGTTATGCAGACGCGTTGGATGTTGTGGGTTATAGTTACCGACGGGTAATTTATGATTACGGACACAAAAATTATCCGAACAAGGTAATCATGGGAACAGAAAATCTTCCGCAGTGGCATGAGTGGAAAGCGGTGATGGAACGTCCGTTTATTTCCGGGCTCTTTTTGTGGACGGGAATTGATTATATGGGTGAGTCTAACGGAGGCTGGCCAAAAAAAGGCACGAATAGTGGATTACTGAATTCAGCAGGTTTCGAAAAGACTTCATACCATATGATGAAAACGCTTTGGAGCGATGAGCCTCATTTATATATTACTACACAGTCTTTGGATAAATCAATTTTTAAGTTAAACAGTGTAGGAGAACCCATAGAAAAGAAAAAAGACGCTTGGAAACAGGCATTGTGGTTTTGGCATGAAAGCAATGAATACTGGAATTATGATGTCAATGAACCTACCGTTGTAGAGGTATATTCAAATTGTGAAGAAGTGGAACTCTTTTTAAACGATGCTTCGCTAGGGAGAAAAAAGCTAGCGGATTTTGACGACCATATCTATAAATGGTCCGTTCCGTTTACTGAGGGAGAATTAAAGGCTGAAGGTTATATTGATGGAAAAAAAGTAGATGCAATTGCTCAATTGAAAACAGCCGAAGAACCTCATGCCGTTCAACTTTCAGTGGACAAAAGTGAATTGTCTACCAATGCCTATGATGTGGCCCATATAGTGGCTCAAATTGTAGATATAGAAGGTAATCCGGTAAGACACCTCAATTCAGAAATTATTTTTACTGTTCATGGTGATGTAAGGCTACTTGGGGTTGATAATGGTTCGGAAAGAAATGTTCAGGATTTTCAGTCCAACAAAATTGTAACTGATCAGGGTAGGGTACTTTTAATAGTGCAATCAAACTCTCAGGCAGATAAAGTAACTATTTCCGCTGCTTCCGAAGGTTTGAAAGCAGGTGAAATTACGTTGAATGTAAATGCTATTTAA